In Caldisericia bacterium, a genomic segment contains:
- a CDS encoding alanine--glyoxylate aminotransferase family protein translates to MRELLLIPGPTPVNEEVLKEISRQPISHMSKDFGEYLKKCVEYLKVIFGTKNGNIFIIPGSGTLGMEIAIKNFLAKEEKALVISHGFFGDRFLDILEEDSFSYDKIQSKWGEVIDLNIIYEKLKKEHFSLITITHVDTSTGILAPIEDYMKVIKDVSYDSLVVLDGVCATAGVEEKMDEWGIDIILTGSQKALAVPPGLTILAVSERAMKKRENLGKIGFYYGDLLRWKPTIEDATKYFATHNTNYTFGLKKSLEIILSEGLDNRYKRHYENASFIRELMKEIGFEVFGNRSHLAPTLSLFIYPNGIEDEKFRSDLKSKGITVAAGIKELKGKVFRMGHMGEVRKEDLQYAFEVIKEVVKK, encoded by the coding sequence ATGAGAGAACTTTTGTTAATTCCTGGTCCAACACCTGTAAATGAAGAGGTTCTTAAGGAAATATCAAGGCAACCTATCTCTCATATGAGCAAAGATTTTGGGGAGTACCTAAAAAAGTGTGTCGAATATCTTAAGGTTATATTTGGAACAAAAAATGGAAACATTTTTATAATTCCTGGCTCTGGAACTCTTGGAATGGAAATTGCAATTAAAAATTTTTTGGCTAAAGAAGAAAAAGCACTTGTTATCTCTCATGGATTTTTTGGAGATAGATTTTTAGATATTTTAGAAGAAGACAGCTTTTCTTATGATAAAATTCAGAGTAAATGGGGAGAGGTTATTGATTTAAACATAATTTATGAAAAGTTAAAAAAAGAACATTTTTCATTAATAACAATTACTCATGTTGATACCTCAACAGGTATTCTTGCACCAATAGAAGATTATATGAAAGTAATTAAAGATGTATCTTATGATTCTCTTGTAGTTCTTGATGGAGTTTGTGCAACTGCAGGAGTTGAAGAAAAAATGGATGAGTGGGGGATTGATATAATTTTAACTGGTTCCCAAAAAGCACTTGCAGTTCCTCCTGGTCTCACTATTCTTGCTGTTTCTGAAAGAGCAATGAAAAAAAGAGAGAATTTAGGAAAGATTGGATTTTATTATGGAGATCTTCTTCGCTGGAAACCAACAATAGAGGATGCAACAAAATATTTTGCAACTCATAACACAAATTACACATTTGGCTTAAAAAAATCTCTTGAGATTATTTTAAGCGAGGGATTAGATAATAGATACAAAAGACATTATGAAAACGCTTCATTTATAAGAGAACTTATGAAAGAAATTGGTTTTGAGGTTTTTGGAAATAGATCTCATCTTGCACCCACTCTTTCGCTTTTCATCTATCCAAATGGAATTGAAGATGAAAAATTTAGAAGTGATCTTAAAAGTAAAGGAATAACAGTAGCAGCAGGAATAAAAGAGTTAAAAGGAAAAGTTTTTAGAATGGGTCATATGGGTGAAGTAAGAAAAGAAGATCTTCAATACGCTTTTGAGGTGATTAAAGAAGTTGTAAAAAAATAA